The Actinomycetota bacterium region CGGCGGACGGCAGCGACTCGCCGCCGTTCGCCGCGCACGCCGTCACCTGGTAGCGGTACGACGCGCCCGGTACGCCGATGCGATCGGTGTACGACGGCGCACTCACCGCCGCGATCGGGGCGAAGTCGCCGTCGCCCTCGGCACGCCAGACGCGGTACGAGGTCACGCCCGCGCCCGCGGGCGCAGCCGTCCAGGCGACCTGGGCGACCGTGCCGGTCTCGCCACGGCTGGCCTTCACGCCGTCAGGCGCGCCGGGCAGCGAGTTCACCGCTGTGCCGGCCGCTGTGCCCGCGACGGCGACGAGCGTGATGAGGAGCGCCCCGGCGGCGATCGCGGTGCGTGCCAGAGCGCGCGCCTGCGGCGCGCGCCCGTCGGCCCCGCGCGCAGCGGGGCCCGTCTGGTCCGCGTGAGGGTTCATCTTCGCTCATGATACACGCACGCGAGCGGACGCGACAACGCGCGCTTCCCCCCGCCGGGCCGCCGGGCCGCGCGGTCCGCGCGACCCCGCGGGGATGCTGTGGAGACCGCCCCGTCACGGGGTCGTGCGCGCGCGAGGCAGTATAATCGGTCGCGCCGGCGCCTTCGGAGGCGCGCGGTCCTCCCGAAGGAAACGGTCCGCACCCTCCCGCATGCCGAACAAGGAGACCCAGCCCG contains the following coding sequences:
- a CDS encoding fibronectin type III domain-containing protein: MNPHADQTGPAARGADGRAPQARALARTAIAAGALLITLVAVAGTAAGTAVNSLPGAPDGVKASRGETGTVAQVAWTAAPAGAGVTSYRVWRAEGDGDFAPIAAVSAPSYTDRIGVPGASYRYQVTACAANGGESLPSAVTDTLTVEWSISPHYGVKTGQGATSYCRVCHLPHSADT